In one Microbulbifer pacificus genomic region, the following are encoded:
- a CDS encoding PhoH family protein: METNLETQALAHSITLEPNDARRLANLCGQFDQHLRQIEQRLDIEIRNRGNQFAIYGDADSARAAGEILSSLYRETGAKDNLTPDEIHLALQQSGIEELVDARQSAAEGEGDQVVLIRTKKCSVRPRGVNQRNYVRAVQTHDINFGIGPAGTGKTYLAVACAVEALLKDSVERILLVRPAVEAGEKLGFLPGDLSQKVDPYLRPLYDALYEMLGFETVGKLIERNVIEVAPLAYMRGRTLNNAFVILDESQNTTREQMKMFLTRIGFGSTAVITGDPSQIDLPRGAASGLRHAIEVLDNVNGISFTHFGAKDVVRHPLVQRIVEAYDVHEAEVEAKQQAEREARRALRAAGEDAA; encoded by the coding sequence ATGGAAACCAATTTGGAAACACAAGCCCTCGCTCACAGCATCACTCTTGAGCCCAACGACGCCCGCCGCCTGGCCAACCTCTGTGGCCAATTCGATCAACACCTGCGCCAGATTGAACAGCGATTGGATATCGAAATCCGCAATCGCGGCAATCAGTTTGCCATTTACGGGGATGCCGACTCCGCCCGCGCCGCCGGCGAGATCCTGAGCAGCCTGTACCGGGAAACCGGGGCAAAGGACAACCTGACCCCGGACGAGATTCACCTCGCCCTGCAGCAGTCGGGGATCGAAGAACTGGTGGACGCCCGTCAGAGTGCCGCGGAAGGTGAAGGGGATCAGGTGGTTCTGATCCGCACCAAGAAGTGCAGCGTGCGACCGCGCGGCGTCAACCAGCGCAACTATGTGCGCGCCGTGCAGACCCATGACATCAACTTCGGCATCGGCCCCGCCGGTACCGGGAAAACCTACCTCGCTGTGGCCTGCGCGGTTGAGGCCCTGCTGAAAGATTCCGTCGAGCGCATCCTGCTGGTTCGTCCGGCGGTGGAAGCGGGTGAGAAACTGGGCTTCCTGCCTGGCGACCTGAGCCAGAAAGTCGACCCTTATCTGCGCCCGCTCTACGACGCCCTGTATGAAATGCTCGGTTTCGAAACCGTAGGCAAATTGATTGAGCGCAACGTAATCGAAGTGGCACCGCTCGCCTATATGCGCGGGCGCACCCTGAACAATGCCTTCGTAATCCTCGACGAGAGCCAGAACACCACCCGCGAGCAGATGAAAATGTTCCTGACCCGCATCGGGTTCGGCTCGACCGCGGTCATCACCGGCGACCCCAGCCAGATCGACCTGCCCCGCGGCGCGGCCTCCGGCCTGCGCCACGCCATAGAAGTACTGGATAACGTCAACGGCATCAGTTTTACCCACTTCGGCGCCAAAGACGTGGTGCGCCACCCGCTGGTCCAACGCATCGTGGAAGCCTACGACGTGCACGAAGCGGAAGTGGAAGCAAAGCAGCAGGCGGAGCGTGAAGCCCGCAGAGCGCTGCGCGCAGCCGGAGAAGATGCGGCCTGA
- the ybeY gene encoding rRNA maturation RNase YbeY, translated as MKPAERCAQPEKMRPDAAPMNANQSDSSQREPAGVFIDVQRATRQTNLPADDDLARWATAAVGDHRPEAEISLRIVDEGESEALNSQYRGKSKPTNVLSFPADIPEELGLPLLGDLVICAPVVALEAEQQHKALNAHWAHMVVHGTLHLLGYDHIADDEAEIMENLETRIMLQLGFHDPYTPVDTSFDEPAQGAPVEKISDGTDE; from the coding sequence GTGAAGCCCGCAGAGCGCTGCGCGCAGCCGGAGAAGATGCGGCCTGATGCCGCGCCCATGAACGCCAACCAATCTGATTCTTCGCAGCGTGAGCCCGCGGGTGTCTTCATTGATGTCCAGCGGGCCACCCGCCAGACCAACCTGCCTGCCGATGATGATCTCGCGCGCTGGGCCACCGCTGCGGTGGGGGACCATCGCCCTGAGGCCGAAATCTCGCTGCGCATCGTCGATGAAGGCGAAAGCGAGGCACTGAACAGCCAGTACCGCGGCAAGAGCAAACCAACCAATGTGCTGTCATTTCCGGCCGACATCCCCGAGGAACTGGGCCTGCCACTGCTCGGCGACCTGGTGATCTGTGCTCCGGTGGTTGCTCTCGAGGCGGAACAGCAACACAAAGCGCTGAACGCACACTGGGCGCACATGGTCGTCCATGGCACACTACACCTCCTGGGTTACGACCATATCGCGGACGATGAGGCCGAGATCATGGAAAATCTCGAAACCCGAATTATGTTGCAACTGGGGTTCCATGATCCCTATACCCCCGTTGACACCTCCTTTGACGAACCGGCGCAAGGTGCGCCGGTGGAAAAGATTTCAGACGGAACCGACGAGTAA
- a CDS encoding UDP-2,3-diacylglucosamine diphosphatase: MSNRYRALWISDVHLGSRDSEPQRLADFLAQNSADTVYLVGDIFDMKAMSQGKGSWCQASSLLLEMLSDLSTRVPEIIYVPGNHDAPMRSWAGKRLGNIRVEREWTHTAADGKRYWVTHGDQFEHHIEINPVSYHIGDQSYYLMLRLNRWINYWRSRFDKPWWSLANHVKNRVNAARRMMNKFEEVAIRETGRRGFDGVICGHIHRAGIRHCDARNRAVTYANCGDWVDSMTAVVEEKNGALNVLHWHRTPKIARIMTEAVAA, from the coding sequence ATGAGTAATCGATATCGCGCACTGTGGATTTCCGATGTTCACCTGGGCAGTCGGGACAGCGAGCCGCAACGGCTGGCGGACTTCCTCGCTCAGAATTCCGCGGACACGGTGTACCTGGTGGGCGATATCTTTGATATGAAGGCCATGTCCCAGGGCAAAGGCAGCTGGTGCCAGGCGTCCAGTCTGCTGCTGGAAATGCTCTCTGATCTCAGTACCCGCGTGCCCGAAATCATCTATGTTCCAGGCAACCACGACGCACCCATGCGCAGCTGGGCGGGCAAGCGCCTCGGCAATATCCGAGTGGAGCGCGAGTGGACCCATACCGCCGCGGATGGCAAACGCTACTGGGTAACCCACGGCGACCAGTTCGAGCACCACATCGAAATCAATCCGGTCAGTTACCACATCGGCGACCAGAGCTATTACCTGATGTTGCGGCTTAACCGCTGGATCAACTACTGGCGCAGTCGCTTCGACAAGCCCTGGTGGTCGCTCGCGAATCATGTGAAAAACCGTGTAAACGCTGCCCGTCGCATGATGAACAAGTTCGAAGAGGTGGCGATTCGCGAGACTGGCCGCCGCGGGTTTGACGGCGTCATCTGTGGGCATATTCATCGCGCCGGCATTCGCCATTGTGACGCCAGAAATCGGGCGGTTACTTATGCCAACTGCGGCGACTGGGTCGACTCCATGACCGCCGTGGTGGAAGAAAAAAATGGTGCGCTGAATGTCCTCCACTGGCACCGCACACCCAAAATTGCCCGAATCATGACGGAGGCTGTTGCCGCATGA
- the lnt gene encoding apolipoprotein N-acyltransferase — protein sequence MPNAASLKLLPSLAALMAGGLLTLSLAPFDHWWCSLLSLGLFAWLLAPGRGAAVATGKSTFWLALCYGLGLFGTGGSWVYVSITDFGNSSPLLGVLLTGGFVAIMAVLFALPFAFLARFRAHPASFALAFAALWFASEWFRTWMFTGFPWLFAGYGHIHTWLAGWAPVLSVYGIGLLLAFSAAVFALLARRAFESWTSPGTISLLVTAVLLWPAGLLLSKIEWTRADGETLTVGLVQANIPQEKKWLPEFRGETIKRYQVASEELNRQGVDVVIWPEAALPLLYHHAPNLMQALQDNAQATGTDLITGILYDTEQDLRPVVHNSAAVFGSEQQLYHKRHLVPFGEYVPLEDWIRGTIQFFNLPTSFIRPGPEGQPPLQAGNLSWAPLICYEIVYPQLVAKSSGDAQVLLTLSNDAWFGRSIGPLQHMQMAQMRALETGRYLVRGTNTGVTAIVAPDGHILKQLPQFERATLTGKVEARSGFTPFMVVGVWAMVALATLMLAVAALLQRRPDSGAEAVFAREVTD from the coding sequence ATGCCTAACGCTGCCTCCTTAAAGCTCCTGCCCTCACTGGCCGCTCTGATGGCGGGCGGCCTGCTGACGCTCTCCCTTGCCCCGTTCGATCACTGGTGGTGCAGCCTGCTTTCCCTCGGCCTGTTTGCCTGGCTACTGGCGCCCGGGCGCGGCGCTGCGGTAGCCACTGGCAAGAGCACTTTCTGGCTGGCGCTGTGCTACGGACTCGGACTGTTCGGCACCGGCGGTTCCTGGGTATATGTCTCCATTACCGACTTCGGCAACTCCTCGCCGCTGCTCGGAGTGCTCCTTACCGGCGGCTTTGTCGCAATCATGGCAGTGCTGTTCGCTCTGCCATTCGCCTTTCTCGCCCGCTTCCGCGCACACCCGGCATCCTTCGCCCTGGCGTTTGCCGCGCTGTGGTTTGCGAGCGAGTGGTTCCGCACCTGGATGTTTACCGGCTTTCCGTGGCTATTCGCCGGTTACGGGCACATTCATACCTGGCTCGCGGGCTGGGCACCTGTACTGAGCGTATACGGCATCGGCCTGCTGTTGGCGTTTTCCGCGGCGGTGTTCGCGCTGCTGGCGCGCCGCGCTTTCGAGTCCTGGACATCCCCCGGCACCATTTCCCTGCTGGTGACCGCCGTACTGCTGTGGCCGGCCGGCCTGCTTTTGAGCAAGATCGAGTGGACACGCGCGGATGGAGAAACCCTGACTGTAGGGCTGGTGCAGGCGAATATTCCACAGGAGAAGAAGTGGCTGCCTGAGTTTCGCGGCGAAACCATCAAGCGTTATCAGGTGGCCTCTGAAGAGCTGAATCGCCAGGGTGTGGACGTGGTGATCTGGCCGGAAGCCGCACTGCCACTGTTGTACCATCACGCCCCCAATCTGATGCAGGCGCTGCAGGACAACGCACAGGCAACCGGCACCGACCTGATCACCGGTATCCTCTATGACACCGAACAGGACCTCCGCCCAGTGGTGCACAATTCCGCCGCGGTCTTCGGTAGCGAGCAGCAGCTCTACCACAAACGCCACCTGGTACCCTTTGGCGAATATGTACCGCTGGAGGACTGGATTCGCGGCACCATTCAATTCTTCAACCTGCCCACATCATTTATCCGCCCCGGACCGGAAGGCCAGCCCCCACTGCAGGCCGGCAACCTCAGTTGGGCGCCGCTGATCTGTTACGAGATCGTCTACCCGCAGCTGGTGGCAAAGAGCAGTGGCGACGCGCAGGTTCTGTTGACGCTGAGCAACGATGCCTGGTTTGGCCGCTCCATCGGCCCACTGCAGCACATGCAGATGGCGCAGATGCGCGCTCTGGAAACCGGGCGTTACCTGGTGCGCGGCACCAACACTGGCGTTACCGCCATCGTTGCACCGGATGGCCACATTCTGAAACAACTGCCTCAGTTCGAGCGGGCAACCCTTACCGGTAAGGTCGAGGCCCGCAGCGGCTTTACCCCGTTTATGGTGGTTGGCGTATGGGCCATGGTTGCCCTGGCCACTCTGATGCTGGCGGTCGCAGCCCTGCTGCAGCGCAGGCCAGATAGCGGAGCCGAAGCCGTCTTTGCCCGCGAAGTTACCGACTGA
- a CDS encoding HlyC/CorC family transporter translates to MATSMTTDEPPSSSSSNRPRSGEKNWLEKLLGAFSQEPKSRDELLSIIKDAAENKVVDPEALSIIEGALDVSSQQVREIMIPRSQMVVVSIQDCPKDFLPKIIESGHSRFPVVGESIDDIRGILLAKDLLALVLKGVDEFRLEDIIRPANIIPESKRLNILLREFRENRYHMAVVIDEYGGVSGVVTIEDILEEIVGDIEDETDEDEEDSFIRKVSDNDYVVKALTLIEDFNEYFDCGFSDEEFDTIGGLVMQSFGHLPGRDETTRLGEFRFRVLYADNRQIHLLRVSRSDKPAEEDG, encoded by the coding sequence ATGGCCACTTCCATGACCACCGACGAACCCCCAAGTAGCTCCTCCTCCAACCGCCCCCGATCGGGGGAGAAGAACTGGTTGGAGAAATTACTGGGTGCCTTCTCTCAAGAACCAAAATCCCGTGATGAGCTGCTAAGCATTATCAAGGACGCTGCCGAGAACAAGGTGGTCGACCCGGAAGCACTGTCCATCATCGAGGGCGCGCTGGACGTTTCCAGCCAACAGGTGCGGGAAATCATGATTCCCCGCTCGCAGATGGTGGTGGTCAGCATCCAGGACTGCCCCAAAGACTTCCTGCCCAAGATCATCGAATCCGGCCACTCCCGCTTCCCGGTAGTGGGCGAAAGCATTGACGATATCCGCGGTATTCTGTTGGCGAAAGATCTGCTGGCTCTGGTATTGAAAGGGGTGGACGAATTCCGCCTGGAAGACATTATCCGCCCGGCCAATATCATTCCCGAAAGTAAACGCCTGAATATCCTGCTGCGGGAATTCCGCGAGAACCGCTATCACATGGCTGTCGTAATCGACGAGTATGGTGGTGTATCCGGTGTGGTGACCATTGAAGACATTCTCGAAGAGATCGTCGGCGATATCGAAGACGAGACCGATGAGGATGAGGAAGACAGCTTCATCCGCAAGGTGAGTGACAACGATTACGTGGTCAAGGCACTCACCCTCATCGAAGACTTCAACGAGTACTTCGATTGCGGATTCAGCGATGAAGAGTTCGACACCATCGGCGGCCTTGTCATGCAATCCTTCGGCCATCTGCCCGGGCGTGACGAGACGACCAGACTTGGCGAGTTCCGGTTCAGGGTACTCTACGCGGATAACCGACAGATTCACCTGTTGCGGGTCAGTCGCTCAGACAAGCCCGCTGAAGAAGATGGTTGA
- the miaB gene encoding tRNA (N6-isopentenyl adenosine(37)-C2)-methylthiotransferase MiaB — protein sequence MSSEKSSELSEKPVKKLFIKTHGCQMNEYDSARMRDLLGESHQMVPTDDPEEADVLLVNTCSIREKAQEKLFHQLGRWRHLKEKNPDLVIGVGGCVASQEGEAIAKRAPYVDLVFGPQTLHRLPEMMETRKQQSGAIVVDVSFPEIEKFDRLPQPEADGVSAFVSIMEGCSKYCTFCVVPYTRGEEVSRPVADVLEEVAHLAGQGVREVNLLGQNVNAYRAAGEDGQMVDFAELITYVAAIDGIDRIRYTTSHPVEFSDALIDVYAEVPELVSHLHLPVQSGSDRILMAMKRGHTALEYKSKIRRLKAIRPDICLSSDFIVGFPGETERDFEATMKLIQDVGFDLSFSFIYSPRPGTPAADLPDDTPEEVKKQRLQLLQHRINQQATEIARRMVGNVERVLVSGVSKKDPGQLQGRTENNRVVNFRCDQLDLIGKFADVLIEEALPNSLRGTLVGSELDGSLN from the coding sequence ATGTCTTCCGAGAAGTCTTCCGAACTATCCGAAAAACCGGTGAAAAAGCTCTTCATCAAGACCCACGGCTGCCAGATGAACGAATACGATTCTGCGCGCATGCGGGACCTGCTGGGCGAATCCCATCAGATGGTACCCACGGACGATCCGGAAGAGGCGGATGTGCTGCTGGTGAACACCTGTTCTATTCGCGAGAAAGCCCAGGAAAAACTGTTCCACCAACTGGGCCGCTGGCGGCACCTGAAAGAAAAAAATCCCGATCTGGTGATCGGTGTGGGGGGCTGCGTCGCCAGCCAGGAGGGCGAGGCCATCGCCAAGCGCGCGCCCTATGTGGATCTGGTATTCGGCCCCCAGACCCTGCATCGCCTGCCGGAAATGATGGAAACCAGAAAGCAGCAGAGCGGGGCCATCGTGGTGGATGTCTCCTTCCCGGAAATTGAAAAATTTGACCGCCTGCCTCAGCCAGAAGCGGATGGTGTAAGCGCATTCGTTTCCATCATGGAAGGTTGTTCCAAGTACTGTACCTTCTGTGTCGTGCCCTACACCCGCGGCGAGGAAGTGAGCCGCCCGGTGGCGGATGTGCTGGAAGAAGTGGCGCACCTGGCTGGCCAGGGCGTGCGCGAAGTGAACCTGCTGGGCCAGAACGTAAACGCCTACCGCGCTGCGGGCGAGGATGGCCAGATGGTCGACTTCGCCGAACTGATCACCTACGTGGCCGCCATCGACGGTATCGACCGTATCCGCTACACCACCTCCCACCCGGTGGAGTTCTCCGATGCGCTGATCGATGTGTACGCGGAAGTTCCGGAGCTGGTCAGTCACTTGCACCTGCCGGTACAGAGCGGTTCCGACCGCATCCTGATGGCGATGAAACGCGGCCATACTGCGCTGGAATACAAGTCGAAAATCCGTCGACTGAAAGCGATCCGCCCGGATATCTGCCTGTCTTCCGACTTTATTGTCGGCTTCCCCGGCGAGACCGAGCGCGACTTCGAAGCCACCATGAAACTGATCCAGGATGTGGGTTTCGATCTGTCCTTCAGCTTCATCTATTCCCCGCGCCCGGGCACCCCGGCGGCGGATCTGCCGGACGACACCCCGGAAGAGGTCAAGAAGCAGCGCCTGCAGCTGCTTCAACACCGCATCAACCAGCAGGCCACCGAGATTGCGCGCCGCATGGTGGGCAATGTGGAGCGGGTGCTGGTGAGCGGCGTGTCCAAGAAAGACCCGGGTCAGCTGCAGGGTCGGACCGAGAACAACCGTGTGGTCAATTTCCGTTGTGACCAACTGGATCTGATCGGGAAGTTTGCGGACGTGTTGATTGAGGAAGCGCTGCCGAACTCTCTTCGCGGCACGCTTGTGGGATCTGAGCTGGATGGCTCGCTGAACTGA
- a CDS encoding TIGR01777 family oxidoreductase, with product MHCLITGGTGLIGRLFCAKWLARGHSLTVLSRDPDRVRKLCGETAVGVRDLQQVEKPVDVVVNLAGETIAQRWSDARKQEIRRSRLETTARLVQWIMTLPQPPKYVLSGSAVGYYGDRGGDLLKEASGPGGGFAAELCRDWEAATLPLQQAGICVGLMRTAIVLSTRGGALPEMLPAFRLGVGGPMGNGEHWMSWIHEDDIVGLMLHAIDQRLCVPFNACAPEPLTNNSFSRLLAKQLHRPCLLRTPAWALRLLFGEMATELLQASQRMEPRTALDSGYSFQFPTLEKALADLLGSQRESNGAHASSRLR from the coding sequence ATGCATTGTTTAATCACTGGCGGCACTGGATTGATTGGCCGTCTTTTTTGCGCGAAATGGCTGGCGCGCGGGCACAGCCTCACTGTTCTCAGTCGCGATCCGGACAGGGTTCGCAAGCTCTGTGGGGAAACTGCGGTGGGCGTGCGCGACCTGCAACAGGTGGAAAAACCGGTAGACGTTGTTGTCAACCTCGCGGGAGAAACCATAGCCCAGCGCTGGAGCGACGCCCGCAAGCAGGAAATCCGTCGCTCGCGACTGGAAACGACTGCACGGTTGGTGCAGTGGATAATGACGCTCCCCCAGCCCCCGAAATACGTGCTCTCAGGCTCTGCTGTAGGCTATTACGGCGACCGCGGTGGTGATCTGCTGAAGGAAGCCAGCGGCCCCGGCGGCGGCTTTGCCGCGGAACTCTGCCGCGATTGGGAGGCGGCAACACTCCCCCTGCAACAGGCGGGGATCTGCGTAGGCCTCATGCGTACCGCCATCGTACTCTCCACCCGCGGCGGCGCCCTCCCGGAAATGCTGCCCGCTTTCCGTCTGGGGGTCGGCGGTCCCATGGGCAACGGCGAACACTGGATGAGCTGGATTCACGAAGACGATATCGTCGGATTGATGTTGCATGCCATCGACCAACGCCTGTGCGTTCCCTTCAACGCCTGCGCACCCGAACCACTCACCAACAACAGTTTTTCCCGTCTGCTGGCAAAGCAGCTGCACCGCCCCTGCCTGCTGCGCACACCGGCATGGGCACTGAGGTTACTCTTTGGGGAAATGGCCACGGAACTGTTGCAAGCCAGCCAGCGGATGGAACCCCGCACCGCGCTCGACAGTGGCTACAGTTTCCAGTTTCCCACGTTGGAAAAGGCCCTCGCCGATCTGTTAGGTTCACAGCGGGAGAGCAACGGCGCACACGCCTCCTCGCGCTTGCGCTGA
- a CDS encoding NfeD family protein, with the protein MDKRLSKGVLACLLLLAQLFFAFGFAQEVSHSEETETSQEGIGPHIARLSIDGPIGPATTDYLIRTSDRARRSGARLFIVTLDTPGGLDAATRDIIQHILASDIPYVTYVTPAGARAASAGTYILYASHVAAMAPSTTLGAATPVQIGGMPGQQEPPQNAPEKSEEETEKKGGGDKGHETHGASEGSAMERKVINDSVAYIRGLAQRNGRNADWAEKAVRDAATLTANEAKAENVVDLVADNEQQLLQQLPNREVILVSGREQIAGSIATLPVVAYEPDWRNELLSLITNPQVAYLLLLIGIYGLIFEGYSPGAIVPGVVGVICLLLAFYALQVLPVNYAGLALIIVGALLIAAELFVPSFGALGIGGVVALVIGSVLLIDSDVPGMRVSKTLIGTIAAVSGLALLGILYAVGRSLRKPSVPANQAMVGRTAMVWEVEPDLLVKIDGEIWRAHSENLLTEGQLVTVTAEHGLVLQVAPE; encoded by the coding sequence ATGGACAAGCGGTTGTCGAAAGGAGTACTTGCCTGCCTGCTGTTGTTGGCGCAGCTTTTTTTTGCTTTCGGTTTTGCCCAGGAGGTTTCGCACAGCGAAGAGACGGAAACATCACAGGAAGGCATCGGCCCCCATATTGCCCGTCTCTCGATCGATGGCCCGATCGGCCCCGCAACTACCGACTATCTGATCCGTACCAGTGACAGGGCGCGCCGGAGTGGTGCGCGATTATTTATCGTCACGCTGGATACCCCGGGCGGACTCGACGCCGCCACCCGGGACATCATTCAACACATCCTCGCCTCGGATATTCCCTACGTCACCTACGTCACTCCCGCTGGCGCCCGCGCCGCCAGTGCCGGCACTTATATTCTCTACGCCAGCCACGTGGCGGCGATGGCCCCCTCCACGACCCTTGGTGCCGCCACACCGGTACAGATCGGGGGGATGCCTGGCCAGCAGGAACCGCCACAGAATGCACCGGAGAAGTCTGAGGAGGAAACGGAAAAGAAGGGCGGCGGTGACAAGGGCCATGAAACGCACGGCGCCAGCGAAGGATCGGCGATGGAGCGCAAGGTCATCAACGATTCCGTGGCTTACATACGCGGACTCGCCCAGCGCAACGGGCGCAATGCCGACTGGGCGGAAAAAGCGGTGCGGGATGCTGCGACCCTGACTGCGAACGAGGCAAAGGCAGAAAATGTCGTGGACCTGGTGGCGGACAACGAACAGCAGCTGCTGCAGCAGTTACCCAATCGGGAAGTGATCCTGGTCTCTGGCAGAGAGCAAATCGCGGGCAGTATCGCCACACTTCCTGTGGTGGCCTACGAGCCGGACTGGCGCAACGAGTTACTGTCCCTGATCACCAACCCCCAGGTGGCCTACCTCCTGTTGCTGATCGGCATCTATGGGCTGATCTTCGAAGGCTACAGTCCCGGTGCCATTGTGCCCGGTGTGGTGGGCGTTATCTGTCTGCTGCTGGCGTTCTATGCCTTACAGGTTCTGCCCGTCAATTACGCCGGGCTGGCGCTGATCATCGTCGGTGCGCTGCTGATTGCGGCGGAGCTGTTTGTGCCGAGCTTCGGTGCGCTGGGAATCGGCGGCGTGGTGGCTCTGGTGATCGGGTCGGTGTTACTGATCGACAGCGATGTGCCCGGCATGCGCGTGTCTAAAACGCTGATAGGTACCATTGCCGCGGTCAGTGGCCTGGCGTTGCTGGGGATTCTGTATGCCGTTGGGCGCAGTTTGCGGAAGCCCTCGGTACCTGCCAATCAGGCGATGGTGGGGCGCACCGCAATGGTCTGGGAGGTGGAACCGGATCTGCTGGTAAAAATCGACGGTGAAATCTGGCGTGCTCACAGCGAAAACCTGCTGACGGAAGGGCAGTTGGTGACGGTGACGGCGGAGCACGGATTGGTATTGCAGGTAGCGCCGGAATAA
- a CDS encoding lysophospholipid acyltransferase family protein: MIQLENLLQKNPWYSAAPKSPTRRLVSATVKKICCEQQIQQFGRNFPHLGGLDFIRQVFRSFDFRYDVNLAELERIPTSGPLVIVSNHPLGSLDGLALIDLVARVRKDVKAVASQLLWNIEPLRSYLLPVDNFNGRTRREDVEGIYSHLRAGGAIIVFPAGEVSRLTPQGVRDGHWNPGFIRFADKTDAPILPVQVRGRNSLWWYGLSMVNKPLSTLWLVREMFKQVRRGIDIRIGTPVAPEHYRSWPMAPRAQAKLWKKQVYRLHKNPQGLAPEPIAGAEATADIAAVIGRCETLVAQGEFEVKLYRQQPDCPVMRELSRLREIAFRAVGEGTGNSRDWDAFDAWYDHLLLWDKDNQRLAGAYRLVSTDGLGADKIYSTTLFNYSGSPEECLPASAELGRSFLLPDYWRSRGLDLLWCGIGQWIRRNNRRYLFGPVSMPGNFSRRAKSAIVRYFLHHFATLQPMGNARLPFIEARADLPELSGDANGDMLQLKQILKEEGVVLPPLFKKYTAVTVPGGTSFHAFNIDPDFCDSVDGLVVVDLEKMDPKFAKRYLATD, from the coding sequence ATGATCCAGCTTGAAAACCTGTTGCAGAAAAACCCCTGGTACAGTGCTGCGCCAAAGAGCCCCACGCGGCGCCTGGTCTCCGCCACAGTGAAGAAGATCTGCTGTGAGCAACAGATTCAGCAATTCGGCAGGAATTTTCCGCACTTGGGCGGGCTCGATTTTATCCGCCAGGTATTCCGCTCCTTCGACTTCCGTTACGACGTCAATCTGGCGGAACTGGAGCGGATTCCCACCAGCGGACCGCTGGTGATCGTCTCCAACCACCCGCTCGGCAGCCTCGACGGACTCGCGCTGATCGACCTGGTGGCGCGGGTGCGCAAGGATGTAAAAGCCGTAGCCAGCCAGCTGTTGTGGAATATCGAGCCCCTGCGTTCATACCTCTTGCCGGTGGACAATTTCAACGGTCGCACCCGCCGCGAGGATGTGGAAGGCATCTACAGTCATCTGCGCGCCGGCGGTGCCATTATCGTGTTCCCGGCCGGAGAAGTGTCTCGCCTCACGCCTCAAGGTGTGCGCGATGGCCACTGGAATCCCGGATTTATCCGCTTTGCCGACAAGACCGACGCGCCGATTCTGCCGGTACAGGTGCGTGGCAGGAACTCCCTTTGGTGGTATGGCCTTTCCATGGTCAACAAACCGCTGTCCACTCTGTGGCTGGTGCGGGAAATGTTCAAGCAGGTACGTCGCGGCATCGACATCCGCATCGGTACCCCGGTGGCGCCGGAGCATTACCGCAGCTGGCCCATGGCGCCACGGGCTCAGGCCAAGCTGTGGAAAAAGCAGGTCTATCGGCTGCACAAAAACCCCCAGGGGCTTGCACCGGAACCCATCGCTGGCGCGGAAGCGACAGCGGATATTGCCGCGGTGATTGGACGCTGCGAAACCCTGGTGGCCCAAGGGGAGTTCGAGGTAAAACTTTACCGTCAGCAACCGGATTGCCCGGTGATGCGTGAACTGTCGCGCCTGCGGGAAATCGCCTTCCGCGCGGTGGGTGAGGGCACCGGTAATAGCCGCGACTGGGATGCCTTCGACGCTTGGTACGATCATCTGCTGCTGTGGGACAAGGACAATCAGCGCCTTGCTGGCGCCTACCGTCTGGTGAGCACCGACGGCCTCGGTGCAGACAAGATCTACAGCACCACACTGTTCAACTATTCCGGTTCTCCGGAAGAGTGCTTGCCGGCGTCCGCCGAGCTCGGTCGCAGTTTCCTGTTGCCGGACTACTGGCGCAGCCGCGGGCTCGATCTGCTGTGGTGTGGCATCGGTCAGTGGATTCGACGCAACAACCGTCGCTATCTGTTCGGGCCGGTATCCATGCCCGGCAACTTCTCCCGCCGAGCCAAATCCGCCATCGTGCGCTATTTCCTGCACCACTTTGCCACTCTGCAGCCCATGGGTAACGCCCGCCTGCCGTTTATCGAGGCGCGTGCGGACCTGCCGGAACTGAGCGGTGATGCCAATGGCGATATGCTGCAGCTGAAGCAGATCCTGAAAGAGGAAGGGGTGGTACTGCCTCCGCTGTTCAAAAAATACACCGCGGTCACCGTTCCCGGTGGCACCAGCTTCCACGCTTTCAATATCGACCCGGACTTCTGTGATTCCGTGGACGGACTGGTGGTGGTGGATCTGGAGAAAATGGACCCGAAGTTTGCCAAACGCTATCTGGCAACGGATTGA
- a CDS encoding DUF1820 family protein has product MANPIYKVIFLNQNQVFELYARAIYQSEMYGFIEVEEFVFGEKSQLVVDPSEEKLKNEFASVKRSYIPLHSIVRIDEVEKEGVGKVHEVKGDKIAHFPFPTPLRPPVDSE; this is encoded by the coding sequence ATGGCCAACCCAATCTACAAAGTTATTTTTCTCAACCAGAACCAGGTGTTCGAGCTCTACGCCCGCGCCATCTATCAGAGCGAGATGTATGGCTTTATCGAGGTGGAAGAGTTTGTGTTCGGGGAAAAGTCACAACTGGTGGTGGACCCCAGCGAGGAAAAACTCAAGAACGAATTCGCTTCGGTGAAGCGTTCCTATATCCCCCTCCACAGCATCGTGCGCATCGACGAAGTGGAAAAGGAAGGCGTAGGCAAAGTCCACGAAGTGAAAGGGGACAAGATCGCGCATTTTCCGTTTCCCACACCTTTGCGCCCCCCGGTCGATTCGGAGTGA